In Arcobacter sp. F2176, the genomic stretch GGCAAATAAAAAGCATAAATATCTTAAAATAGCTTTTGGGAAGGATATTTTTTCTTTTGTTTTTTCATCTACTAGTTTTAAACTGTAAGCTTTTAATCCTGGTGTTTGACCTTTTGCTATCCAAAAAACAATAATAATCAAACCATAAATAATAGATAGACTCCATCTTGCTTCTTCGCTGCCTTGGAAGTCATCTTTCCCATTCATAAAAACATAAGTTGTAACATAAGCTAAGGGCATCATTATCATAAACATGTCTACAAT encodes the following:
- a CDS encoding RDD family protein is translated as MSRWRDIKAGKKEPLNEESKNTNLNSTICTSIPARIKAFIVDMFMIMMPLAYVTTYVFMNGKDDFQGSEEARWSLSIIYGLIIIVFWIAKGQTPGLKAYSLKLVDEKTKEKISFPKAILRYLCFLFASTTIVLAFLPFFRKDKKTFQDLVANTLVIKIFKK